The DNA segment GCATGTATCGCCTCGTCTCGACGCCCACATCAATGCTCCAGCCGGTGCGGCTGCAAGCCGATCAGGCCGGGCAGGTCGAGGTCCTTCGTGTCGCCCTCGTAGGCGCGCACCAGGCTTTCCACCACGTATTCGATCGCGGACAGTACCGACATGCGCCCCTGCGGCATGGCGACGTCGATATTGAGCAGCGCCACCAGCGCTTGTTTGTCGGCCGGGATCAGGTCGCCCTCGGTCATGGCTGCATGCTTGGTGACGTGCAGATCAACCAGCGGGCGAAAGGGCTCGATCAAGTCATCGGCAAGATTGAAGGCATTCTGTTCGCTGTCATGGAACAGGCCGACCGTGGGATGCAGGCCATGCGCCACAAGGCCGCGTGCGATTGCGCCGCGCAACACCGCATAGCCGTAATCCAGAGCGGCATTGGTCCAACGCTCTTCGGCGCGGTGGAAATCCTGACCAAAGAGTTGCGCGAAGTAAAAGGCGGCGGCCTGGGCCTCCATGTTGTCGGGATCGCCCGAGCGAACCCGGCGAGCATAGGACGCGAGCCGGTCCGTACCCTTCTTGCCGCCAAGCTTGAGGCACGCGGCCTGATTTTCGATTTTGCGGCGGACGATGCCGGCCCAAGTCTGCTTGGCGGTCGGTTTGGCGATCTTGAGTTGCAGGCGCATCATGCGCGTGGTGCGCGAGTGAGACAGGAAGGGCAGGAACACGCCAGCCGGCTGGTGATTGCTGCCGGTGGCATAGAGGCCGATGCCGTATTCGGCACAGGCCGAGAGCACCGGATGGGTAAGGGTGATCTCGCGGTGGTTGAGGACGATGACGGCGATGTCCTCGAAAGGCACGAACGCCGTTTGTTCCTGCTCGATGGCCAGCGAAAAATGCTCCCGCCTCAGTTTGGCGGGGCTGGAGATCATGACGCTACGCCAGACCACGGCGCTGCTCCGGTGGAGCGGGGTAGATGTTGCCGAGGGTGTCGACGTGGAATTTCTCCATGTTCGCTGCCATCTTTACCCCGATCCCTTCGATGAGGCCGAGCTTGTCGTTCGGTATCGGTTTGCCAGGATTTTTCTTCGAGAAGGCAAGGCTGGTTGTCTTCTCGGCGTAGGCATATCGATCATGCAGGGCGATATTGATTGCTGCTGTTCCTGAATGGCATCCCCGGTAATAGCCAAAGATGGTTTCACCAGATTTTTGCGTAATTTTGAGTAGATCGTTCGGATGAGCTGAAAAACAGAAGTCGAACTTGTCATCAATCAGCGTCCACTCATCTTCATCCTTTGCCTGAACAATCGCTCGATTCGGAAATTCCTTCGCCACTGCGTGATACACATACACCGGTACCAGATGGAACTTGCCGTCCTTCTTGTGGCGGAAGATGTCCACTCGCAGCATGGTGTCATTCTTCGCGATGCCGCCTCGCACCGGAATGCCGGATAGCTTGTCGATCACCATCGTGACGGTTCGCACGACCGGGCCTGTTGGATTGCCTTCGCGGTCGGGCTTGCGTAGAGGATTGCCCGCCGGGAAAGCCTTGTCGGCCTTGCCGCCATGCGCCTCCAGTCGGGCACGAATAGCCGCGTAGAGCTTCTCGTTTCGGTGCGGGTCGATCAGTTTGTCCAGGTCCTTCAATGTCAGGCTGGTGAGCGGCACCTTCTGTGTGACGCCGCCTTGTTCCTTGAGCCGTTCCGGCTGGGCGTAGATAGTGTCCTTGTGCGCAGCGCCGCTATTGCGCCGCTGTGGCGCGCGTGAGACAAACAGCGGGCGCAAGGTTTCCAGTGCTTCAGGTGCATAGGTGCCGAACAACTCCATGCGCGCGCGCAAGTCGGCGGTATCGTCAACATTCAGCCGCGCTTCAAGCTCCGCGCGGAAATGCGGCCACGGGTCGGGAAAATGGGCATGCAGTTGCTGGAACATGACTGGATCGATGATTTCGCCGGTTTCCGGGTCGGGAAAGCCGTCGTGCACCTTGGCCAGTTCCTTGGTGCGCGAATAGTCGCCAAGCCGTTTCACCATGCCGTGGCTGCACGCGGCGACCACGGCGGCATCGAGGGCGTGATGGCGGTCGCTGTTCCCGCGAACCTTGAGCAGTCCCCAGCGTGCTCGCAGAAAAGCGGTGGTCTGGCCGCTCAGCACCACGCAGCGCTTGGCAGAGATTTCCGCCGTATCGCCAGCGCCGACTTTTGCATCCAGCTTCAGGAAGCGTTCGACGGTGTTCTTGAAGAAGCGGCAGATGTAGCGCGTGTCGTTGAGATTCCGTTCGCGGAACTCCTCGGCGGCACGACCTGAGAAGTCCTTGCGCAACAGGCGCGTGCGCTTGGCGAGGCGGTAAGCCTTGTTCGTTTCGACGGCGACCGAAAAGTTGCGCCAGCGTTCGCCGTTCTCGCCACCGGGGAATGAAGTCAGGTATTCGTAGGCGGTGCGATTGCCCTTGTTGCGGTTTTCCTCGGTCAGTGCCAGCACCTTGTTGTTCTTGCTGTCGTCGTAGCTGCGAGAGTAGGGCAGTGCATGGTCGACTTCGGCATAGCCGATGTCGTGCAGCACGCGATGCAGATCGAGTGACTTGAGCGAGTAGGCACATTTTCCTTGCTGCTCGCGGTAGAGCTGGAACTTTTCGAACTCCCGGCTCTTGGGGGCAATGCCGTATTCGGCGGCGAACGCAGCCTTGTCCTTTTCGTTGCGCTCGCGGTATTCGTCCTGCGCTTTCTTGACCTTGTTGCGTTCATCGAGCGGACGAGAAAGGTCGCGCGCCATCTCGATGTGCACGGCGGTTGGCGAGCCGTAAGTACGCACCAGGGCATTCAGCACTTTTCGGGCCTGGTTGAGCGCGCGCAGCACGACCGGGTTGCGGGGCACGTCGAGTTCCTCGTTGAACACCATCCGGCCATCCTTGTCGCGACGGGAATAGAACGGTGGCAGAAACTTGTGTTCTCCCGCGCCGGCGGCGTGCAACTGGCTGTGGTGGTAGCCGGCGACCGCGCAGGCTTCGTCGTAGCGCAGGCCGGATTCCATGTGCGGGACGATCTTGCGCAACGCTTTGAGCGACAGCGCATGGAACTTGTCGAAACTGATTTCGCTCAGCGCGTCGATCATCGCTTTGCCGCCGGGCAAGGGCAGCTTCCACAACTCGGCGGTGACTTCATCCCCGTCCTTGAAGACGGAAAGCACGCGCGCGATTTCGTCGAGCAGCTCGGGGTTGCCGCCCGTCGCCGCACCCGCCATGCCTTCCCATTCGGTTTCGAGATTTTTGTCTTTGAGTGTTTTGCGTAGTTCCTGCCAGGCAGGCAGCCTGACCAGTTTTTCGCTTTCAGGGTCTTTGGCTTTGGGGTCGTCGAGTTGTCTGCCGGTCGGATAGGACAGGCCAGCGAATTTGAACCCTTCCGGCAACAAACCGGCCTTGGTCAGAGCGGTTCGCAATTGCTTGTAGGTGAAATCCCCGGCTTGTTTGTAGGGCAGGGGCAGGACAAGTCGGTGCTCCGCGTCGTCGAGCGACCGTGTCGTGCCATCGACGACGACCCGTAGGTTGTTGAGCCGGGTCAGCCAGACATGGCGCTCGGCGGTGAAGCTGGCTTTCGGGGCGCGGTATTCATTTTTCTCGAACGTGCATCTACCGAGCATCTTCAGCAAGTCGGCGCCGGCGAGCGGTGGTTTCTGCTCCCAGAACAAACCGCTTTTGCGGTTGCCGTTGCCAAGGATGGTGGCTTCGAGTTCATTGCCGGCATTCGGGTTGCCCAGTTCGCGCTGGCGCCGGAACAGCAATGCCAGTTCGTCGCTGAGCAGGATGCGGGAAAGTGCCTTGCCGTAGTCGCCCTGTTTGTTGCGCTGGGCGTCCGGGAACTCGGCAAGCACCATTTCGGCGGCGCTGCGGTAGCCTTTTTCCGTCATCCGCCGCTGCGTATCGGATAAGCCCTTCTTGACCCGGCCGCCTTCCTTGGCGTCGCTTTCGGCTTTCCTCTCCTCGGCGCGGCTGATCCAGTGGAAGCCGCGATGCTTGCACAAGTGATAGATGACACGTGCCCATTCATCATCGGTCAGGCGGCGGTCAATTCCTTCGACACGCAAACGCCACGGCGAAACCGGGGAGGGAATGTGTATCCGGGAAGCTTCGGCAATCAGTCCTTCGCGTTTGAGTAGTCGCGCTAGCTTGGTCAGGCGCCATGCGCGACGCCGCAGGCGGCGGCGCATCAGGCGTGCGGTGCGTCGCGCGAGGTTCAGCGATTCGCCTTCTTTCGCGGTTTCGGCTTTGTCGAAGCAGCGCACACCAAGATTGACGATTCGGTTTTCGCCGAGCACACACCAGCCGACCGAGGCGATGCCGATGTCGAAGCCGAAGGTCAACGGGCCGTGGGTATTGCCTGACATAGTTTCCTCCCGCATAATCGTCCCCGTTGTGGCTATCCGGGGTGAGAGCCGTTGCTACAATAAAGAATCGAAAGATTCTGTATCCAGGCCCGGCGGGGAAACCCGTCGGGCCTTTCCATTATGCGAGTCGAATGGCCGGAGGGCAAGTCAAGTTTGCCATCGGCATTTG comes from the Sulfuritalea hydrogenivorans sk43H genome and includes:
- the cas1 gene encoding type II CRISPR-associated endonuclease Cas1, which translates into the protein MISSPAKLRREHFSLAIEQEQTAFVPFEDIAVIVLNHREITLTHPVLSACAEYGIGLYATGSNHQPAGVFLPFLSHSRTTRMMRLQLKIAKPTAKQTWAGIVRRKIENQAACLKLGGKKGTDRLASYARRVRSGDPDNMEAQAAAFYFAQLFGQDFHRAEERWTNAALDYGYAVLRGAIARGLVAHGLHPTVGLFHDSEQNAFNLADDLIEPFRPLVDLHVTKHAAMTEGDLIPADKQALVALLNIDVAMPQGRMSVLSAIEYVVESLVRAYEGDTKDLDLPGLIGLQPHRLEH
- the cas9 gene encoding type II CRISPR RNA-guided endonuclease Cas9 (Cas9, originally named Csn1, is the large, multifunctional signature protein of type II CRISPR/Cas systems. It is well known even to general audiences because its RNA-guided endonuclease activity has made it a popular tool for custom editing of eukaryotic genomes.), with protein sequence MSGNTHGPLTFGFDIGIASVGWCVLGENRIVNLGVRCFDKAETAKEGESLNLARRTARLMRRRLRRRAWRLTKLARLLKREGLIAEASRIHIPSPVSPWRLRVEGIDRRLTDDEWARVIYHLCKHRGFHWISRAEERKAESDAKEGGRVKKGLSDTQRRMTEKGYRSAAEMVLAEFPDAQRNKQGDYGKALSRILLSDELALLFRRQRELGNPNAGNELEATILGNGNRKSGLFWEQKPPLAGADLLKMLGRCTFEKNEYRAPKASFTAERHVWLTRLNNLRVVVDGTTRSLDDAEHRLVLPLPYKQAGDFTYKQLRTALTKAGLLPEGFKFAGLSYPTGRQLDDPKAKDPESEKLVRLPAWQELRKTLKDKNLETEWEGMAGAATGGNPELLDEIARVLSVFKDGDEVTAELWKLPLPGGKAMIDALSEISFDKFHALSLKALRKIVPHMESGLRYDEACAVAGYHHSQLHAAGAGEHKFLPPFYSRRDKDGRMVFNEELDVPRNPVVLRALNQARKVLNALVRTYGSPTAVHIEMARDLSRPLDERNKVKKAQDEYRERNEKDKAAFAAEYGIAPKSREFEKFQLYREQQGKCAYSLKSLDLHRVLHDIGYAEVDHALPYSRSYDDSKNNKVLALTEENRNKGNRTAYEYLTSFPGGENGERWRNFSVAVETNKAYRLAKRTRLLRKDFSGRAAEEFRERNLNDTRYICRFFKNTVERFLKLDAKVGAGDTAEISAKRCVVLSGQTTAFLRARWGLLKVRGNSDRHHALDAAVVAACSHGMVKRLGDYSRTKELAKVHDGFPDPETGEIIDPVMFQQLHAHFPDPWPHFRAELEARLNVDDTADLRARMELFGTYAPEALETLRPLFVSRAPQRRNSGAAHKDTIYAQPERLKEQGGVTQKVPLTSLTLKDLDKLIDPHRNEKLYAAIRARLEAHGGKADKAFPAGNPLRKPDREGNPTGPVVRTVTMVIDKLSGIPVRGGIAKNDTMLRVDIFRHKKDGKFHLVPVYVYHAVAKEFPNRAIVQAKDEDEWTLIDDKFDFCFSAHPNDLLKITQKSGETIFGYYRGCHSGTAAINIALHDRYAYAEKTTSLAFSKKNPGKPIPNDKLGLIEGIGVKMAANMEKFHVDTLGNIYPAPPEQRRGLA